Proteins found in one Aethina tumida isolate Nest 87 chromosome 1, icAetTumi1.1, whole genome shotgun sequence genomic segment:
- the LOC109597361 gene encoding RNA transcription, translation and transport factor protein → MSRRLLIALRYPKADIVDINNDFRNIILWLEENKIKIADSSLVNSLKNINSPDWNKSFEQYKSELGCPLFKSNVEDLQWILGYAIQVETMKDKNRYLKHAVENLKISNKPDVVAENPLDKLDFKGKDFETGITELAKILDVKPHPDPLKTLRAVRKVVETRLNAKAVENPKDFIVTGTPFPFQDADLGFDLKDPVLNRAAKILRMLYIHNLRDLQTKANELIVAVQLVTANPKTDTKLGKVGR, encoded by the exons ATGAGCAGGAGATTATTAATTGCTTTACGATATCCTAAAGCGGATATTGTAGATATTAATA atgattttaggaatattattttatggcttgaagaaaataaaattaaaattgccgATAGCAGCTTGGTCAATtccttaaaaaacattaattcacCAGATTGGAATAAGTCGTTCGAGCAATACAAATCTGAGCTTGGGTGTCCATTATTCAAGAGCAATGTCGAAGATTTACAATGGATTTTGGGTTATGCCATCCAAGTAGAAACTATGAAAGACa aaaacagatatttaaaacatgctgtggaaaacttaaaaatttcaaataaaccaGATGTTGTGGCAGAAAATCCTCTAGATAAATTAGACT TCAAAGGCAAAGATTTTGAAACAGGCATAACTGAATtagcaaaaatattagatgttAAACCTCACCCTGACCCACTTAAGACACTAAGGGCTGTAAGAAAAGTGGTAGAGACTAGACTTAATGCTAAAGCAGTGGAAAACCCTAAGGATTTTATAGTTACG GGAACACCATTTCCTTTTCAAGATGCAGATCTGGGTTTTGATTTAAAGGATCCTGTCTTAAATAGAGCAGCAAAGATCTTAAGAATGTTATATATTCACAACTTAAGAGATTTACAAACCAAAGCAAATGAATTGATCGTAGCTGTTCAACTTGTGACTGCAAATCCCAAAACAGATACTAAATTGGGTAAAGTTGGacgataa
- the LOC109597362 gene encoding 39S ribosomal protein L30, mitochondrial, whose translation MSRLFKIFSPSLQITRNLGRRKYVWSNEGIQYPCFKYYPKTPDFKDPPYEPTKLFRVERIKPLKGLPYWEKNILKEFKLDGKMRSPVVIKNIPENNGRLWKVKHLIKIQPITFPDGFPKDTRGTYLKENGELTVLKDLSSSVEKIQLADDYKSSKKRLDGDTLRRNSRLKWLTGWES comes from the exons ATGtctagattatttaaaatattttcacctTCTCTACAGATAACAAGAAATTTGGGAAGACGAAAATATGTATGGTCCAATGAAGGCATCCAATATCCATGTTTCAAATACTATCCAAa gaCACCTGATTTTAAAGACCCACCTTATGAACCGACTAAATTATTCAGAGTTGAAAGGATAAAACCATTAAAAGGATTACCTTATTgggagaaaaatattttgaaagaatttaaacTGGATGGCAAA atgagATCACCTgtagttattaaaaacataccgGAAAATAATGGACGATTATGGAaggttaaacatttaattaaaatccagCCTATCACATTTCCTGATGGTTTTCCAAAGGACACAAGAGGTACATATTTAAAGGAAAATGGAGAATTAACAGTGCTGAAAGATCTATCATCATCTGTAGAAAAGATACAACTTGCAGATGATTATAAATCCTCAAAGAAAAGATTAGATGGGGATACATTGAGAAGGAATTCAAGATTGAAGTGGTTAACAGGATGGGAGTCTTAG
- the LOC109597355 gene encoding synaptic vesicle 2-related protein — MVLKRTRGYQDIDGISAGNVNRNGNDAENVTQEIEMASVAVVPDDTFTVTQAVNALGFGWFQVKLSLWTGLCWMADSMEMTILSILSPALHCDWHLSRYQQALTTTIVFLGMMLSSTFWGNLSDRYGRKHALSLCAVLLFYYGLLSAIAPSFMWILLLRGLVGFAIGCTPQSVTLYAEFLPTKQRAKCVVLLDCFWALGACFEVAIALIVMPTLGWQWLLALSTGPLLAFALVCPWLPESARYHVASGQTDKALETLEKIAKDNGKPMLLGRLVVDDAAMPSPHRGRFRDLLIPSLRRTSLLLWFIWMACAFCYYGLVLMTTELFETSAILCSEKPIPGQTLDTCAADCHQLQTSDYMDLLWTTLAEFPGIFITIFIIERFGRKKTMAVQFVAYAICCCFLVVCTEKRAFLTVMLFLARGIIAGVFQAAYVYTPEVYPTSLRAVGVGSCSAMARLGAMVTPYVAQVLLKSSISFATSIYTGAAVLAAIACLILPIETRGKELTENVYQHKDNSEAKT; from the exons atggtgcTAAAACGAACACGGGGTTACCAAGATATAGACGGAATATCGGCAGGCAATGTTAATAGAAACGGAAACGATGCTGAGAACGTAACTCAAGAAATTGAAATGGCTTCTGTGGCAGTTGTCCCCGACG ATACTTTTACGGTAACACAAGCAGTGAATGCATTGGGCTTCGGTTGGTTTCAAGTGAAGTTGTCGCTGTGGACAGGCCTATGTTGGATGGCTGACAGTATGGAGATGACCATATTATCCATTTTGTCTCCTGCATTACATTGTGACTGGCATTTATCAAG gtacCAACAAGCTTTAACAACGACAATAGTTTTTCTGGGAATGATGTTGTCATCTACTTTTTGGGGCAACTTGAGTGACAGATATGGCAGGAAACAT gCACTTTCTTTGTGTGCTGTCTTGTTATTCTATTATGGACTTTTAAGTGCAATTGCGCCTAGTTTCATGTGGATTTTACTTCTAAGAGGATTAGTAGGTTTTGCAATTGGCTGTACACCTCAATC agTGACACTTTATGCTGAATTTTTGCCCACAAAACAGAGGGCTAAGTGTGTTGTTTTGCTTGAT TGTTTTTGGGCATTAGGTGCATGCTTTGAGGTGGCCATTGCTTTGATTGTAATGCCCACACTAGGTTGGCAATGGCTCCTGGCATTGTCCACTGGACCTTTACTGGCATTTGCTTTAGTGTGTCCT TGGTTACCAGAATCTGCCAGATATCATGTTGCCAGTGGTCAAACTGACAAGGCTTTGGAAACATTGGAGAAAATTGCGAAAGATAATGGGAAACCAATGCTGTTGGGTCGTTTGGTAGTTGATGATGCAGCTATGCCTTCTCCACATAGAGGAAGATTCAGAGATTTACTTATTCCGTCATTGAGACGCACATCACTTCTTCTTTGGTTTATATG gaTGGCTTGTGCATTTTGTTATTATGGCTTAGTGTTGATGACCACAGAATTATTCGAAACTTCGGCAATTTTATGTTCAGAAAAACCGATTCCTGGTCAGACATTAGATACTTGCGCAGCAGATTGCCATCAACTCCAAACATCTGACTACATGGATTTATTATGGACCACACTTGCTGAATTCCCAG GTATCTTCATTACCATATTCATAATAGAAAGATTTGGAAGAAAGAAAACTATGGCGGTACAGTTTGTTGCCTATgcaatttgttgttgttttctaGTAGTTTGCACTGAGAA aCGTGCATTTTTGACTGTGATGTTATTCCTAGCTAGAGGAATAATTGCTGGAGTATTTCAGGCTGCATACGTTTATACACCTGAGGTGTATCCGACCTCACTGAGGGCAGTGGGTGTTGGATCATGCAGTGCAATGGCTAGACTTGGAGCTATGGTTACACCCTATGTAGCACAA gtaTTACTTAAGTCATCAATTTCATTCGCAACTTCAATTTATACGGGAGCTGCGGTTTTAGCAGCTATAGCATGTCTGATATTACCTATAGAGACTAGAGGAAAGGAGTTGACTGAAAACGTTTATCAGCACAAAGACAATTCGGAAGCGAAAACGTGA
- the LOC109597348 gene encoding glutathione S-transferase 1 encodes MAITLYHFPLSGPSRGALLAAKAVGVDVDVQFLDLFAKEQLKPDFIKINPQHTVPTLVDGDFVLWDSHAIATYLASTYAKDKNIYPTDPKKKALVDQRLYFDVGTLYPRIRQICFPVLFLGENQIYDEHKQSLEEALGFLDVFLQDNDFVAGSNLTIADCSLVASVSTIVAIGWDISPYSNVAAWVSRCALAIPGYAEANQEGAEAFGKAVRSKLAAGQI; translated from the exons atggcTATTACATTGTATCATTTTCCGCTCAGTGGTCCATCAAGGGGTGCTCTTTTAGCCGCCAAAGCTGTTGGAGTTGATGTCGACGTCCAGTTTCTGGATTTATTCGCTAAAGAGCAACTAAAACCAGACTTTATCAAA ATAAATCCTCAACATACTGTACCTACCTTGGTTGATGGGGACTTTGTTTTATGGGACAGTCATGCAATTGCTACTTACTTGGCCAGTACCTATGCaaaggataaaaatatttatcctaCAGATCCCAAGAAAAAAGCTTTAGTAGATCAAAGACTGTACTTTGATGTTGGAACACTTTATCCTAGAATCAGACAAATATGT tttccaGTGCTATTCTTGGGTGAAAATCAGATTTATGATGAACATAAACAGTCCTTGGAAGAAGCTTTAGGATTTCTTGATGTGTTTCTTCAAGATAATGATTTTGTTGCCGGCAGTAATTTAACAATCGCCGATTGTTCCCTAGTTGCTTCTGTTTCAACTATTGTG GCAATTGGATGGGACATTTCACCTTATAGTAATGTAGCTGCTTGGGTATCACGGTGCGCCCTGGCAATTCCAGGATATGCTGAAGCAAATCAAGAAGGAGCTGAAGCTTTTGGTAAAGCAGTCAGAAGTAAACTGGCTGCTGGTCAAATTTAA